The Mesotoga sp. Brook.08.105.5.1 genome includes a window with the following:
- a CDS encoding ferritin-like domain-containing protein gives MSNYHEPFEKLSEKAKDISRALNSLKEEIEAVDWYNQRVDVSDDPELKAVMAHNRDEEIEHACMTLEWLRRNMDGWDEELKTYLFTNAPITEVEEAGEGSSGNGGLNIGKMK, from the coding sequence ATGAGCAATTATCACGAACCGTTTGAAAAGCTTAGCGAAAAGGCAAAAGACATTTCCAGAGCTCTCAACAGCCTCAAGGAAGAGATCGAGGCAGTTGACTGGTACAACCAGAGAGTCGATGTTTCGGATGACCCTGAACTCAAGGCAGTCATGGCTCACAACAGAGATGAAGAGATAGAACATGCGTGTATGACTCTTGAATGGCTCAGAAGAAATATGGACGGATGGGATGAGGAATTAAAGACATATCTGTTCACGAATGCCCCGATAACCGAAGTTGAAGAAGCCGGTGAAGGTTCTTCCGGAAATGGCGGTCTCAACATCGGAAAGATGAAATAG
- the ileS gene encoding isoleucine--tRNA ligase: MPRFEEVDLRRPAADREEEVLSYWRQDDLANRSVTVREGSPEFVFFEGPPTANGMPGIHHVISRTLKDAVCRFKTMQGYKVKRKAGWDTHGLPVEIEVEKQLGFSSKQEIEDFGIEKFNHKCKESVWKYESQWKKMTERIGYWIDMEHPYITMDNDYIESVWWILKQYFDKDYIYEGHKIMPYCPRCGTPLASHEVAQGYRDETIDSIYAKFRLKGKENEYFIVWTTTPWTLPSNVALAVNPRFNYVKVEAMLDTGEVEYYYLVKERLSALFGEEGNYKVIEELKGKDLVNLEYEQLIPFASVDKKAFFVVYGDFVSLEDGSGIVHMAPAFGEDDNILGRKFNLPLLQLVDKEGKITEEVTPWAGMFVRDADPLIVRYLKERNLLFKKERLTHSYPFCWRCDTPLLYYARKSWYIKTTEYRDKMIEVNNSVNWYPKFVGEGRFGNWLENMVDWALSRDRYWGTPLNIWKCDECGKLTSVGSRKELAERAVENISEDIELHRPYVDDVHLRCECGGQMTRTPEVIDCWFDSGAMPVAQHHYPFENKDNFMGELFPADFICEGIDQTRGWFYSLMSISAFLFGQSPYKNVLVNNLVLDRTGQKMSKSKGNTVDPSEIIEKYGADTLRWYLLAVSPPWVPTKFDEDGVKDTYSKFFGTLHSVFSFFTMYANVDDVDPANFDLPVPEREEVDRWIMSRLNTLVKEVTELLNNYDLTKSVRAIQDFVVEEVSNWYVRRTRDRYWTSELDNSKKAAYLTLYEVLLTIAKLMAPIAPFTAEEIFRNLTHKEKESVHLELYPVADESLIEPELEKRMATVMDIVTLGRACRNKVQIKVRQPLPKILVDGNIRKIVESMRELILEEINVKNIEYIEELGDYVNYEVKPNFRVMGPKFGKDLKSIGNALRLMKPSEVVARVKHDGKISVEANGRLFDLTEEDLDIRIQELEGFTFEMSNDNFVILDTELTPDLLQEGLAREMVSKIQTMRKEADFEITDRITVAYFGPDALVEAIETFSDYIKEETLSNSVNFQEGLDTGTEWNLNGYNTRIKVERV; the protein is encoded by the coding sequence ATGCCAAGGTTTGAAGAAGTAGACCTTAGACGCCCTGCAGCTGATAGAGAAGAAGAAGTACTCTCCTATTGGAGGCAAGATGATCTAGCGAACAGAAGTGTCACTGTTAGGGAGGGGAGTCCCGAGTTTGTTTTTTTCGAGGGTCCGCCTACTGCCAACGGTATGCCCGGAATTCATCATGTAATTTCGAGAACGTTGAAGGATGCAGTCTGTCGCTTCAAAACGATGCAAGGATACAAGGTGAAGCGAAAGGCCGGCTGGGACACGCATGGTCTTCCTGTGGAGATCGAAGTTGAAAAGCAGCTGGGCTTCTCTTCGAAGCAGGAGATTGAGGACTTTGGCATAGAGAAGTTCAATCACAAGTGCAAAGAATCCGTCTGGAAGTACGAAAGTCAGTGGAAGAAAATGACAGAGAGAATCGGTTACTGGATAGATATGGAGCACCCGTATATAACGATGGACAACGACTATATAGAATCTGTCTGGTGGATCCTTAAGCAGTACTTTGACAAAGACTACATATATGAGGGCCACAAAATAATGCCATATTGTCCGCGATGCGGTACTCCCCTCGCTTCTCACGAGGTTGCTCAGGGCTATAGAGATGAGACTATTGACTCTATATACGCGAAGTTCCGACTGAAAGGAAAGGAAAACGAGTACTTCATAGTATGGACGACGACTCCATGGACGCTTCCTTCTAACGTTGCTCTAGCAGTGAATCCCAGATTCAACTACGTAAAGGTTGAAGCGATGCTGGATACCGGCGAAGTCGAATATTACTACCTGGTCAAGGAGCGCCTCAGTGCTTTGTTCGGTGAAGAAGGCAATTACAAGGTTATTGAAGAACTCAAAGGCAAAGATCTTGTCAATCTCGAGTATGAACAGCTGATCCCCTTTGCCAGCGTAGACAAGAAGGCATTCTTTGTTGTCTACGGGGACTTTGTCTCTCTTGAAGACGGCTCGGGTATAGTGCATATGGCTCCTGCCTTTGGAGAAGATGACAACATACTCGGAAGGAAATTCAATCTCCCGCTTCTCCAGCTTGTCGACAAGGAAGGTAAGATAACAGAAGAAGTGACACCGTGGGCAGGGATGTTTGTAAGGGATGCCGATCCACTCATTGTTCGCTATCTGAAGGAGAGGAATCTGTTATTCAAAAAGGAGCGTTTGACCCACTCCTACCCGTTCTGCTGGAGATGCGATACGCCGCTTCTCTACTACGCAAGAAAGTCGTGGTACATAAAGACTACAGAGTATAGAGATAAAATGATCGAAGTGAACAACTCCGTGAACTGGTACCCAAAGTTTGTTGGGGAGGGCCGCTTCGGTAACTGGCTCGAAAACATGGTAGATTGGGCCCTTTCGAGAGATAGATACTGGGGAACTCCTTTAAACATCTGGAAGTGCGATGAATGTGGCAAGTTGACTTCGGTTGGATCACGAAAGGAACTGGCAGAGAGAGCAGTCGAGAACATATCAGAAGATATCGAGCTTCACCGCCCATATGTAGATGACGTTCATTTAAGATGCGAATGTGGTGGACAGATGACTAGGACCCCTGAGGTCATTGACTGCTGGTTTGATTCAGGGGCAATGCCAGTGGCCCAGCATCACTATCCATTCGAGAACAAAGACAATTTCATGGGAGAGCTATTTCCAGCAGATTTCATCTGCGAAGGTATAGATCAGACTAGAGGCTGGTTCTACTCCCTTATGTCGATTTCTGCATTCCTCTTTGGCCAGTCTCCTTACAAGAACGTTCTGGTTAACAATCTGGTTCTAGACAGGACCGGTCAGAAGATGTCGAAGTCAAAGGGAAATACTGTTGATCCGTCGGAGATAATCGAGAAGTACGGTGCAGATACACTCAGATGGTATCTGCTGGCCGTCTCGCCACCATGGGTTCCCACAAAGTTCGATGAGGACGGAGTGAAGGACACTTACAGCAAGTTCTTTGGAACCCTGCATAGTGTATTCTCATTCTTCACAATGTACGCAAATGTTGACGACGTTGACCCTGCGAATTTCGACTTGCCTGTTCCTGAAAGGGAAGAGGTTGACAGATGGATAATGTCCAGACTGAACACTCTGGTAAAGGAAGTGACAGAGCTTCTGAACAATTATGATCTTACGAAATCAGTGAGAGCGATTCAGGACTTTGTCGTCGAGGAAGTCTCTAACTGGTATGTGAGAAGGACACGAGACAGATACTGGACCAGCGAACTCGACAACAGCAAGAAGGCAGCCTATCTCACGCTTTATGAAGTACTGCTGACCATCGCAAAACTCATGGCGCCAATTGCACCTTTCACGGCCGAAGAGATTTTCAGAAACCTTACCCACAAGGAAAAGGAGTCTGTGCATCTGGAACTGTATCCGGTTGCCGACGAGAGCTTGATCGAGCCTGAACTCGAAAAGAGAATGGCCACAGTCATGGACATTGTGACACTGGGTAGAGCATGTAGAAACAAGGTCCAGATAAAGGTCAGGCAACCTCTGCCGAAGATTCTAGTGGACGGGAATATAAGAAAGATCGTCGAGTCAATGCGCGAGCTGATCCTCGAAGAGATCAACGTCAAGAACATAGAATACATTGAAGAGCTGGGAGACTATGTGAACTATGAAGTCAAGCCGAATTTCAGAGTTATGGGTCCTAAGTTCGGCAAAGATCTCAAGTCGATCGGCAATGCCCTAAGGTTAATGAAACCTTCTGAGGTTGTCGCAAGAGTCAAACACGACGGTAAGATCTCCGTTGAAGCTAACGGAAGGCTCTTCGATCTGACGGAAGAGGATCTGGACATAAGAATACAGGAACTGGAAGGCTTTACTTTCGAGATGAGCAACGACAACTTTGTCATTCTCGATACCGAACTCACTCCCGATCTTCTGCAGGAAGGGCTTGCAAGAGAAATGGTTTCGAAGATACAGACAATGAGAAAAGAAGCCGACTTTGAGATTACAGATAGAATCACTGTAGCTTACTTCGGGCCCGATGCTCTTGTAGAAGCAATAGAGACATTCAGTGATTACATAAAAGAAGAGACGCTTTCAAACAGCGTCAATTTCCAGGAGGGACTCGATACCGGGACCGAATGGAACCTAAATGGTTACAACACCAGAATCAAGGTAGAGAGAGTCTAG
- a CDS encoding cyclase family protein encodes MIPKNWDKIKIYELSQPISHLTPPWPTYEPLQIKFFKRLAPNGANGQLLTHSNHVGTHLDGSLHFCTHGRDIASIPLDELVAPGVIVDLSDIAEDYGIYTSKDIEERVEVREGDILIINTGYHKYAYDQPEADEVRYMIKHPGPTREFAEWCKKKKIKWIGVDCGSADHPMNTKIRDWMPVQAKECDRYMQKKYGKSLQEIFPDEDYQLMHVLLFPYDIIHAENVGGEIDKILNKRMVIGCFPWRFVGGESCISRIVAFDEEE; translated from the coding sequence ATGATACCGAAAAACTGGGACAAGATCAAGATTTACGAGTTATCTCAACCGATCAGTCATCTGACACCACCATGGCCAACTTATGAGCCGCTTCAGATCAAATTCTTCAAGAGGTTGGCTCCAAACGGTGCGAACGGTCAACTTCTTACTCACTCTAACCATGTCGGGACCCATCTGGATGGTTCGCTGCACTTTTGCACTCATGGTAGAGACATCGCAAGCATACCTCTGGACGAACTCGTTGCGCCAGGAGTTATCGTTGATCTCTCGGACATTGCAGAGGATTACGGGATCTACACATCAAAGGACATAGAAGAAAGAGTGGAAGTAAGAGAAGGCGACATCCTTATCATCAACACAGGGTATCACAAGTACGCTTACGACCAGCCGGAGGCAGACGAAGTAAGATACATGATCAAACACCCTGGGCCGACAAGAGAGTTTGCCGAGTGGTGCAAAAAGAAGAAGATAAAGTGGATAGGAGTTGACTGCGGTTCTGCCGACCATCCAATGAATACAAAGATCCGTGACTGGATGCCTGTTCAGGCGAAAGAGTGTGACCGCTATATGCAGAAGAAGTATGGTAAGTCCCTTCAAGAGATCTTCCCCGACGAGGACTACCAGCTTATGCATGTGCTTCTCTTCCCATACGACATTATTCACGCCGAGAACGTTGGTGGAGAGATAGACAAAATATTGAACAAGAGAATGGTTATCGGGTGCTTCCCGTGGAGATTTGTCGGCGGAGAGTCTTGTATAAGTAGAATAGTTGCGTTCGACGAAGAGGAATAA
- a CDS encoding family 1 encapsulin nanocompartment shell protein, whose product MDLFKRQLAPLSSEAWEEINERAKQVLKSYLSARKIVNVVGPKGWEYSFLPEGRVMLLDREGEIGVGLRKAKPLIEARIPFKLVRWQMDDIERGAKDSDLAPLEDAVKQIALFEERVIYNGYEKASVEGIVEAIENDPIPLGSKPNEIIESLSRAVQVLKDNFTDGPFVLVVNPDTMSMLNSHVSGYPLVKRIESFLGSEIVVSRVLKDALLLPKDHEDLEMVIGGDFEIGYQSSTDDEVELFITESFTFRVLDPAIIVKLTV is encoded by the coding sequence ATGGACCTTTTCAAGAGACAATTGGCCCCGTTATCAAGCGAGGCATGGGAAGAGATAAACGAGAGAGCAAAGCAAGTACTCAAGAGCTACCTATCGGCAAGAAAGATCGTCAACGTTGTTGGACCTAAGGGCTGGGAATACTCTTTCCTGCCCGAAGGAAGAGTGATGCTCCTGGATAGAGAAGGTGAAATCGGGGTGGGTTTGAGAAAGGCAAAACCTCTAATAGAGGCTAGAATCCCGTTCAAGCTGGTTCGGTGGCAGATGGATGATATAGAAAGAGGCGCAAAGGATTCAGATCTTGCACCTCTTGAAGATGCGGTTAAGCAAATCGCGCTCTTTGAAGAGAGAGTCATCTATAACGGCTACGAAAAGGCTTCAGTCGAGGGAATCGTTGAAGCTATCGAAAACGACCCCATTCCTCTCGGATCGAAGCCAAATGAAATCATTGAGTCTTTGTCTAGAGCAGTCCAGGTTCTGAAAGACAACTTCACTGACGGACCGTTTGTCCTTGTGGTCAATCCAGATACTATGTCTATGCTGAACTCACATGTTTCCGGTTATCCTCTGGTGAAGAGAATCGAGTCCTTCCTGGGAAGTGAGATTGTGGTCAGCAGAGTGTTGAAAGATGCGCTTCTTCTGCCGAAGGATCACGAAGATCTTGAGATGGTAATCGGCGGAGATTTCGAAATCGGTTATCAAAGCAGCACAGACGATGAGGTAGAGCTCTTCATAACGGAATCATTTACTTTCAGAGTTCTTGATCCGGCGATCATAGTAAAGCTCACTGTCTGA
- a CDS encoding xanthine dehydrogenase family protein subunit M — MRDFVLERPRSLSEVLDALGRHGKNAIIKSGGTDVIVWLHKSIKEPDYIIDLTGIEQLKGITINEDNVEIRALVTLSEIIEDSSMKRYFPALVQACRAHSDPLIRNRATVIGNVCAAVPSGDMIAPLVCYDAKVEITGSNGTRNVPVSEFIIGPKKTSLAVDEVVTGIRIAIPVVETSGCYLKAIRREALDIAQAAVCCTLFKGDNREFRIAFCAVSPRPLRATEAEKLLNSSGNIDDGVIKRAAELAAGAVDPITDVRASREYRIDMIAELTSRAISCCLEGPVEEGVRR; from the coding sequence ATGCGTGACTTCGTTCTGGAAAGGCCGCGCTCACTTTCCGAGGTCCTGGATGCACTTGGACGTCATGGAAAGAATGCCATAATCAAGAGCGGCGGTACTGACGTTATTGTCTGGCTACATAAATCCATAAAGGAGCCGGACTATATAATCGACCTAACGGGAATCGAGCAGCTAAAAGGAATAACGATAAACGAGGACAATGTGGAAATCAGGGCGCTCGTGACTCTTAGTGAGATTATAGAAGACAGCTCAATGAAACGTTACTTCCCTGCGCTGGTGCAGGCTTGCAGGGCGCACTCGGATCCACTGATAAGGAATCGTGCAACCGTTATAGGCAACGTCTGTGCTGCGGTTCCTTCCGGAGATATGATAGCTCCTCTAGTATGCTATGACGCCAAAGTTGAAATCACAGGATCAAACGGCACCCGAAACGTCCCGGTATCCGAATTCATAATCGGACCCAAGAAGACCTCCCTGGCAGTCGACGAGGTTGTGACAGGAATAAGAATCGCCATACCCGTAGTTGAAACAAGTGGTTGCTATCTCAAAGCAATCAGAAGAGAGGCTCTGGATATAGCTCAGGCAGCCGTCTGTTGTACGCTCTTCAAGGGGGATAACAGGGAGTTCAGGATTGCCTTCTGTGCCGTATCTCCCAGACCGCTGAGAGCGACGGAGGCGGAAAAACTCCTCAATTCTTCCGGTAATATAGATGACGGGGTTATCAAACGAGCCGCAGAGCTTGCAGCTGGAGCTGTTGATCCCATTACGGACGTGAGAGCATCCAGAGAATACAGGATCGACATGATTGCCGAACTGACGAGCAGGGCGATTTCTTGTTGTCTGGAAGGTCCCGTGGAAGAAGGTGTTCGCAGATGA
- a CDS encoding xanthine dehydrogenase family protein molybdopterin-binding subunit produces the protein MKTIKTKTGIGKWLPRKYDLEKAEGTLQFTDDLRFGPELLHAAVVRSSVAHGEILKIDYSEALEIPGVLKVLIGEDFPHHFGLYLKDRTPMAIGRARYVGEPVALVVAETEQAAREGVKKVKVTYKELEAIFDPVKAATTNSVLVHPDLHKYEHVDFITPQPNTNIANWFRIRKGDTEAAFKNAAHVFEETITCPQIAHGYIETLCSICKQDPASGEIMIWTSAQSAFTVRDIIAKGIKYPLNKIRVIAPPIGGGFGGKAGMTIEALCLAAAMDEDLKGRPVKLFIPREEVLLTSWVRQGFVARIELAVSEDGLMQGIRHTFWFDTGISAEYGANPVRSAGYTSMGAYNIPNVWSDCYAVYTNKPFGGAYRGFGLPELMSALEVVVDIVAHKLNIDPVEFRKKNLLKKGQTTCTGMPMHDHALDKIIDKVAKSIDVLKEEPPIRKGWKRGKGIALAIKAPAIPADASSSAIVKLNGDGTVEVLAATMDMGQGTYSAYAQIVSEELGIPYDWIKVYYPDTQSHPYDWQTVASRSCWSMGMAVKLAASELREKLLALFSEYWQTPVETISIEHGVVKCHKLGKSERIDERVQNGFKMPDGILKGGPIIGSGSFTPPDLIYPDPDTGQSPKSVVHFTLGAVGIDLEVDPATGRIIINKVCAGYDVGKAITPINIKGQIEGGTVQGLSACLMEAMIYDEYGRLLTPDFTDYKIATIKDIPGEIDAFWEETPEEISPYGNRGVGEHSMIAPAPATNNALFRATGMRIHSYPLSRERVYKALKAKDKGETDFWEWPYALDLAYERAKKEW, from the coding sequence GTGAAGACGATTAAGACAAAGACCGGAATTGGGAAGTGGTTGCCAAGAAAGTATGATCTCGAGAAGGCGGAGGGCACACTTCAATTTACCGATGACCTCAGGTTCGGTCCCGAACTGCTTCACGCAGCGGTCGTACGCTCTTCTGTAGCACACGGAGAGATTCTGAAAATCGATTATTCAGAGGCGCTGGAGATTCCCGGTGTACTTAAAGTCCTGATTGGAGAAGACTTTCCACATCACTTCGGTCTATATCTAAAGGATAGAACGCCCATGGCAATTGGGAGAGCAAGATATGTTGGAGAGCCCGTTGCGCTAGTTGTTGCCGAAACCGAGCAGGCCGCGAGAGAAGGGGTCAAGAAGGTTAAAGTAACATACAAAGAGCTCGAAGCTATCTTCGATCCGGTTAAGGCAGCTACCACAAATTCAGTGCTTGTTCATCCCGACCTCCACAAATACGAGCACGTAGACTTCATTACTCCTCAGCCAAATACCAATATTGCCAACTGGTTCAGGATAAGAAAAGGAGATACCGAAGCGGCCTTCAAGAATGCGGCTCACGTCTTTGAAGAGACGATTACGTGTCCTCAGATTGCTCATGGTTATATTGAAACGCTGTGCTCAATTTGCAAGCAAGATCCCGCATCTGGAGAGATAATGATCTGGACCTCGGCGCAGTCCGCCTTCACAGTAAGAGACATAATCGCCAAGGGGATAAAGTATCCACTGAACAAGATTCGGGTGATCGCGCCTCCGATAGGCGGCGGCTTCGGAGGGAAGGCAGGGATGACTATCGAGGCTCTCTGCCTTGCAGCAGCTATGGATGAGGATCTGAAAGGAAGGCCTGTAAAGCTTTTCATACCAAGAGAAGAAGTCCTCTTGACCTCGTGGGTCCGCCAGGGATTTGTGGCTAGAATCGAGCTTGCAGTCAGTGAAGACGGCCTGATGCAGGGTATACGCCACACATTCTGGTTTGACACGGGAATCTCTGCCGAATATGGAGCAAACCCGGTTAGAAGCGCCGGTTACACATCAATGGGAGCTTACAATATTCCGAACGTCTGGTCGGACTGCTATGCAGTTTACACAAACAAGCCATTTGGAGGTGCTTACAGAGGGTTCGGTTTGCCGGAGCTAATGAGCGCACTTGAAGTCGTGGTTGATATAGTCGCTCACAAACTGAACATAGATCCAGTTGAGTTCAGAAAGAAGAACCTTTTGAAGAAGGGGCAGACTACCTGTACCGGAATGCCAATGCATGACCATGCTCTCGACAAAATAATCGACAAGGTTGCAAAGAGCATAGATGTCCTCAAAGAAGAGCCTCCAATAAGAAAGGGCTGGAAGAGAGGGAAGGGAATCGCGCTGGCAATAAAGGCGCCTGCAATTCCCGCCGACGCTTCTTCATCAGCCATTGTCAAACTCAACGGAGACGGAACGGTTGAAGTTCTTGCCGCCACAATGGATATGGGTCAGGGAACGTATAGCGCTTATGCTCAGATAGTCTCCGAAGAACTCGGGATTCCTTATGATTGGATAAAGGTCTACTATCCAGATACACAGAGCCATCCTTACGACTGGCAAACTGTAGCAAGCAGATCCTGCTGGTCGATGGGCATGGCGGTAAAGCTAGCTGCAAGCGAGCTAAGAGAGAAGCTCCTCGCTCTTTTCTCCGAATACTGGCAGACGCCTGTCGAGACGATAAGCATAGAGCATGGAGTCGTTAAGTGTCACAAACTTGGCAAGAGCGAAAGGATTGACGAAAGAGTTCAGAACGGTTTCAAAATGCCAGACGGAATTCTGAAGGGCGGCCCAATAATCGGAAGCGGCTCATTTACACCGCCTGACTTGATCTATCCCGATCCAGACACCGGGCAGTCTCCCAAGAGTGTCGTTCACTTCACTCTTGGCGCAGTGGGAATAGATTTGGAAGTAGACCCTGCGACTGGGAGAATCATTATAAACAAAGTTTGTGCGGGTTACGATGTCGGCAAAGCTATCACTCCAATAAACATCAAAGGTCAGATTGAAGGAGGAACAGTTCAGGGTCTTTCTGCCTGTCTAATGGAAGCTATGATCTACGATGAATATGGAAGATTACTCACTCCAGACTTCACGGATTACAAGATTGCCACGATAAAGGATATTCCAGGTGAGATCGACGCTTTCTGGGAAGAGACACCAGAAGAGATTTCACCTTACGGAAACCGCGGAGTCGGTGAACACTCGATGATAGCCCCTGCACCGGCAACAAACAACGCATTGTTCAGGGCGACTGGTATGAGAATTCACAGTTACCCGCTCAGCAGAGAAAGAGTTTACAAGGCTTTGAAAGCTAAAGATAAAGGTGAGACTGATTTCTGGGAATGGCCTTATGCTCTTGATCTGGCTTATGAGCGAGCAAAGAAGGAATGGTGA
- a CDS encoding DUF1116 domain-containing protein — protein sequence MRKLNSIETANSIAFERLLKAEPHIVDLGMAKDVIPDFKEKMILHAGPPITWDRMSGPMIGAVTGAILYEGWAETPEKAREFASKGNISFEPCHHHNAVGPMAGIISPNLPVWIIEEKNSGKRSYATLNEGLGKVLRMGAFSEEVIERLNWMREVLYPVLRSGVRKFVSDNGGLNLKSLISQSLHMGDELHNRNRAATSLLIRTLVPSMIDAEGSNPDLSRVVKFVAGNDHFFLNPGMAAAKVSLDSVGYVEGSSMLTIMARNGTDFGIQVAGMKNKWFTCQAALPDVLLFPGFTREDVNRDIGDSAIMETYGLGGFALAAAPAIVQFVGGTPQDAVNYTKEMYEICIGENKHFTIPALNFRGTPTGIDLIRVVETGITPILDTGAAHREAGKGQVGAGIVRMPSEAFVKAAEAFVEKYSK from the coding sequence GTGAGGAAGTTGAATAGTATTGAAACGGCAAACTCCATCGCATTTGAAAGGCTTCTGAAAGCCGAGCCCCATATTGTAGATCTCGGCATGGCAAAAGATGTTATTCCGGACTTCAAAGAGAAGATGATACTTCATGCAGGACCGCCAATAACCTGGGACAGAATGTCGGGACCTATGATAGGTGCCGTGACCGGCGCGATCCTTTATGAAGGCTGGGCCGAAACTCCGGAGAAAGCAAGGGAGTTTGCTTCGAAAGGAAATATCTCATTTGAACCTTGCCATCATCATAACGCTGTCGGCCCAATGGCAGGGATAATATCCCCTAACCTGCCGGTTTGGATCATTGAGGAAAAGAATTCTGGAAAGAGGAGCTATGCAACGCTGAACGAGGGACTCGGTAAGGTCTTGCGAATGGGAGCGTTCAGTGAAGAGGTTATTGAGAGACTGAACTGGATGCGAGAAGTTCTGTATCCTGTCTTGAGAAGCGGGGTCCGGAAATTCGTGAGCGATAACGGGGGTCTTAACCTTAAGAGTCTTATATCTCAGTCTCTACACATGGGGGATGAGCTTCATAACCGAAACAGGGCAGCTACTTCACTTCTCATTCGTACCCTCGTACCTTCTATGATTGATGCGGAGGGGAGCAACCCTGATCTCTCCAGAGTTGTTAAATTTGTGGCGGGAAATGATCATTTCTTTCTTAATCCCGGTATGGCGGCGGCAAAGGTCTCGCTCGACAGTGTTGGTTACGTCGAAGGATCGAGTATGCTCACCATAATGGCTCGCAACGGTACAGACTTCGGGATCCAGGTCGCCGGAATGAAGAACAAATGGTTCACCTGCCAGGCGGCCTTGCCGGATGTCTTGCTCTTCCCTGGTTTCACAAGGGAGGATGTCAATCGAGACATAGGAGACAGTGCGATTATGGAGACTTACGGCTTAGGTGGTTTTGCCCTGGCTGCGGCCCCTGCGATCGTCCAGTTTGTTGGAGGTACGCCTCAAGATGCGGTGAACTACACAAAGGAGATGTATGAAATCTGTATAGGAGAAAACAAGCACTTCACAATTCCCGCACTGAACTTCCGTGGAACTCCCACAGGAATTGATCTAATCAGAGTTGTGGAGACAGGCATCACTCCTATCCTGGATACAGGCGCAGCTCACAGAGAGGCCGGTAAAGGGCAGGTGGGTGCCGGAATTGTTAGGATGCCTTCTGAAGCTTTTGTAAAGGCAGCGGAAGCGTTCGTCGAGAAATATTCCAAATAA
- a CDS encoding (2Fe-2S)-binding protein, translated as MKDKHVTLTLNGRKATLIVEDRTTLLNALREYGVTSLKRGCEEGECGACTVIINGLPQKSCLVLAREAEGAEVLTVEGLVKKGRLHPIQQAFVDEGAIQCGYCTPGMVMTTYALLKKNPSPSEEEIKEALSGNICRCTGYLSIIRAVKKSAAILSGKVKGGELREDD; from the coding sequence ATGAAAGACAAGCATGTAACTCTGACACTCAACGGCCGAAAAGCCACCTTGATAGTCGAGGACAGAACGACCCTTCTCAATGCTTTGAGAGAATACGGTGTTACAAGCCTGAAGCGAGGCTGCGAAGAGGGAGAGTGCGGAGCATGCACGGTTATCATAAATGGACTTCCTCAAAAGTCTTGTCTTGTCCTTGCGCGAGAAGCCGAGGGTGCGGAAGTGCTAACAGTAGAAGGGCTTGTCAAAAAAGGCAGGCTTCATCCGATTCAGCAGGCCTTCGTAGATGAAGGCGCAATACAGTGCGGTTACTGTACTCCGGGGATGGTCATGACAACCTATGCATTGCTCAAGAAGAATCCGTCTCCTTCTGAGGAAGAGATAAAAGAAGCTCTCTCGGGAAATATCTGCAGATGCACGGGTTATCTCTCGATTATCCGGGCGGTCAAGAAAAGTGCCGCCATTCTTTCCGGAAAGGTTAAAGGAGGTGAGTTGCGTGAAGACGATTAA